A stretch of the Halictus rubicundus isolate RS-2024b chromosome 16, iyHalRubi1_principal, whole genome shotgun sequence genome encodes the following:
- the LOC143362281 gene encoding rRNA-processing protein UTP23 homolog — translation MKTARQKKARKNLGFFINNFKFRAPFQILIDGTFAFAALENKFNIQDQLSKYFQAEVKLLTTPCIILETEKLCSFSKAITGAMQIVKQYPIHKCGHEKHSITGTKCLLSMVEKNNPSRYIIATQDRELQDLLRNIPGVPIIYLHGKAPTLEAPSQASHEYARGVREELGMSAWEKENIKTLKKAAGIENKTEQKLKKKRKKGGPNPLSCLKKKKKPRTETSNNTTGVKSGKVKKRKKIKIAPHIKDALFNDMKNK, via the exons ATGAAGACAGCTCGTCAGAAAAAAGCAAGAAAGAATCTgggattttttattaataattttaaattcagaGCGCCGTTCCAGATTCTTATTGATGGCACATTTGCATTTGCTGCATTAGAG AATAAATTCAACATACAAGATCAATTATCAAAGTATTTTCAAGCCGAAGTTAAATTATTAACAACTCCATGCATCATTTTGGAGACAGAGAAACTCTGTTCATTTTCGAAAGCCATCACCGGGGCCATGCAAATAGTTAAACAATATCCTATACATAAATGTGGACATGAAAAACATTCGATAACTGGTACAAAATGTTTGTTGTCAATGGTTGAAAAAAATAATCCTTCTAG ATATATTATAGCTACACAGGACAGAGAGCTTCAAGATTTGTTAAGAAATATTCCAGGAGTACCAATAATATATTTGCACGGTAAAGCTCCAACTTTAGAAGCCCCGTCACAAGCAAGTCATGAATATGCTCGAGGCGTTCGTGAAGAGTTAGGCATGAGTGCTTGGGAAAAAGAGAACATTAAAACTCTGAAAAAAGCAGCAGGCATAGAAAACAAAACAGAACAGAAgctgaaaaagaaacgaaagaagGGTGGTCCTAACCCACTCAGTTGtctgaaaaagaagaagaaaccaCGGACAGAAACCTCAAATAACACAACGGGAGTAAAATCTGGAAAAGTGAAGAagcgaaagaaaattaaaattgctcCACACATTAAAGACGCATTATTCAATGacatgaaaaacaaataa